Part of the Thermococcus sp. 18S1 genome, GACCAGCTCTGGGTCTACAGCCTCGACTTCATGGCCCGGGACGTTCAGGACAAGCTCGTGGAGTTCGTTGAGCGGGGCGGCAACCTCGTGATACTCCCTATGCTCCCCTACCTCGACGAGGACATGAAGCCGTACTCTGCCCTGGCCGACTATCTCGGTGTTGAGGTCGAATCGGCCAAGGCGAGGGACAACTTCAGGCTAATCCCCTTCGTCAGCGTTTCCTCGGACGGGATTGACAGGATGATAACGAGGAACGTTGTCAGAGAGGTCAGAGGTGGAACGCCTATAGCCTTCGCCAGCGGCAAGCCCGTTGGGGCACTCGTTCGGAAGGGAAGGGGCAGCGCGGTGGTGCTCGGCTTCAGGCTCCAGTACTTCAGCAGCCACCATGACCTCCACAGAAAGTTCGTTGGAAAGCTGCTGACACTTCAAGGGGTTAGAAGGGACTTTGAGGTCACCAACGGTGATATAATAGCGATTCCCAGGGAAAACTACCTCGTCCTCGTCAATCCGCGCGGCCACAGGGTATTCGGAAAGGTTCGGTACATGGGAATTGAGATTCCAGAGCTCATGGACGGGATAGAGATGGGGAAGCGCGGCGTTCTCTTCCTGCCCTTTGGGGTGAGGTACGGCAACGTCGAGGTCGTCTACTCCACGGCGACCGTCCTCGGCAGGGACGGAGACGTGCTTCACCTCCGCAACCATCTTTCCGGCCTAAGCGAGGTGGCGCTGAGAAACGTTGAGGAGGTCAGGGCCGTTGGTGGCACGATAGTGGACGAATCCCTCTCAGGGGGTGTTCTGACGGTTCTCGTAGAGCATGAGCCCGGGAACTTCGAGCTGGAGTTCTGACCCACTGCCTCCTTCACACCTTTCTATTTTGGGATCTGATGGCATCTATGACTTCTTCAAACGGCGCATCCGTCTTGAGGGCCACTGGCGAGAAGTGCGTTCTCGTTGCGGAGTAGCCTTTCCCGCGGAGGGTCTCGATTATATCCGCGAGCTTCCCGACCTGAAGGTTGTTCCTCCTAGCTAAAGCGTGGGTGTCATAGTGGAACGGAACGTCCAGCTCCTCCGCAAGGATTTCGAGGAACGGAAGAGTCTTCCTGTGAGCGAGAGGATAATCACCGGCCAAGCTCAGCATTTCGTCAACGAATTCCTGAGTCTTGAGGGGGCCGAGCCACAGCGGGCCGTAGGCCGGAAGTCCCTCCGGGATGAACGCCTTCTCGTACTCGAAGCGGCCGTTGGCCTCCTGCCGGAGGTAGCCGAGGTTTGAGAGGCTCTCGTCGGCTTTCCTTGCACCGCTCTTAAGCCTCAGAAATGCCCTGAAGTAGTGGTCGCGGTAGTATGCCAACAGGACATCCACACCGAGGTCGTACTTGGCGGCGTACCTGACAACGGTTCCGATGAGTATCCTCAAACCCGCCTCGTGGCAGAGCTCGCCCCTTATCGGCTCCGCCAGGTACTTCCTGCGGCAGGCGTGTCTGTAGGCGCCGCAGAGGACGCCGGTGTCGGTGGCGGTGACCGCTAAAATTCCCTTTCTCCTGACGCTCCTCAGTGCCGTATCGAGGAACTCAACCGGCGAGCCGAAGGGGTCGAGGTCGAGGAAATCAAAGTACCGGAACTTTTCGGCCATGAGTCTGTTGGCGTCGTCGAGGTTGGCTATAACCCTCTTTTCCCCTTCGAATGAGAGCCTCTTCTCACCTATCCTCTCCCCATCGACGCCGAGGTTCAGCCGGACGTTTTTCAGGATCAGGTTGAAGGCATCGGGATTTATGTCGTTGAGCCAGACCTCCTCAGCCGGCGTTTCAAGGGCATAGCGGATGCCCCGGATTCCAGTGGCAGAGAGGGCATCGAGAACGGTCCTCGGTTTGAGCACTCCAACCGCTAGAACGCTTATATCGCGGTTTAATGCCATGACCGGGTTGTAGAAGACGGGAGCGTCGTATATCCTCTCCGCCTTCGGAACAAGGATTTTTGCAAGACCCTCGCGCACCTCGACGAACTCCATTCTCCCACCGGAGAAAGAAAAGGTTGGGAGGTTTAAAGGGTTGCGCTCAAAGGATTTCGACGTAGTCACCTACCGCCTGTCCCGGCAGGCCTGGCTTGAAGTAGGCCTTGACCTCGCCCCTGTTGCCGTGGGGTTTGAGAATCTTGCCAAACATCTTCCTGCCGGTCGGCGTCCTCCAGACGACCTTCCTGCCTATGAGCCTTGAAGCCGCGTTCCTGTCGTCGATGCCGAGGGGCTTCAGAATCATGTGGTGGTTGTCCTGGTGCTCCTTGGTCCCGGCGTAGGCAAGGACGAGAGCCTTTCCCCTGGCCATCGTCCCCACCTCCACCAGAGGGGGTTCGCCCGGCGGCATTTTTAAGTTTTATCCCCTCCAACGAAGGCTGAGAGCCCCTCGTCTATCTCCAGGATTTCCCGGAGGGACTTGATCTTGAGGAAGTTCTGCCTCTCAAAGAGCAGAGCCACGTCGCTCTTGTATGGGGAAGCCTTCTGGACAAGGAGCGTGTTGTTATCCAGTATGTATGTGAACCTGCCCGGACTGTCGTCCACCCAGACGAAGGGCTCGTCCGGATAAAGCTCCCTCAGGTTTTCAAACTTCTTCAGCATGTCCTTGGTGCCT contains:
- a CDS encoding tRNA (guanine(10)-N(2))-dimethyltransferase; this encodes MEFVEVREGLAKILVPKAERIYDAPVFYNPVMALNRDISVLAVGVLKPRTVLDALSATGIRGIRYALETPAEEVWLNDINPDAFNLILKNVRLNLGVDGERIGEKRLSFEGEKRVIANLDDANRLMAEKFRYFDFLDLDPFGSPVEFLDTALRSVRRKGILAVTATDTGVLCGAYRHACRRKYLAEPIRGELCHEAGLRILIGTVVRYAAKYDLGVDVLLAYYRDHYFRAFLRLKSGARKADESLSNLGYLRQEANGRFEYEKAFIPEGLPAYGPLWLGPLKTQEFVDEMLSLAGDYPLAHRKTLPFLEILAEELDVPFHYDTHALARRNNLQVGKLADIIETLRGKGYSATRTHFSPVALKTDAPFEEVIDAIRSQNRKV
- a CDS encoding 50S ribosomal protein L35ae, with the translated sequence MARGKALVLAYAGTKEHQDNHHMILKPLGIDDRNAASRLIGRKVVWRTPTGRKMFGKILKPHGNRGEVKAYFKPGLPGQAVGDYVEIL